In Pseudoalteromonas piratica, the genomic stretch GCTTAATAAAACCGAAAACAATGCTAATTGAACTTGCAAATTGGTGATCAGATCTAATTGATAAATATTTTTGAATACATCAACACGTGGTGTTAATTGACCTAAAAACATCACGAAGATAATAAAAACGATCAGTGTCCGCACAGTTCAATCTCATGAACAAATAATGTGAAAGTTTAGTCCACACTGTGCTTAAATGCTTAATTTTTATCTACTCTTATGTGCTGAGGTAACTGAATTGGAAATGCTAGGTGGGTTAATAAAACCCACCTTGAAGGTTATTTGCGTTTTAATGTGAGTGTACCCGAAATACGCTTTCTACTATCAGAACTTTGCGTCTTTGCAGGTGTTGATTGACGTGGCTGTCGCTTTTTAGCTGACGATTTATCATCACTCTTTTTATGACCAGATCTTTTATTTTCATCTATTGAACGTTCTTGTGTTTTACTTGAATGTTCGATAGAGGAGTTGATTTGTGCCATTTCATCATCAGTTAAAAAGCGCCATTGACCAACGGGTAAATCATTTAACGACACATTCATAATTCTAACGCGTTTCAGTTTGGTAACTTCATAACCTAAATATTCACACATTCTACGGATCTGACGGTTTAGCCCTTGAGTAAGAATAATGTTAAATCGTTTTTTCCCGAGCTGTTTTACTTTACATGGCTTTGTTACTGTATCAAGTATCGGAATGCCAGCACCCATTTTTTTTATAAAATGTTGGTCAATCTCTTTGTCGACGGTAACGATATATTCTTTCTCATGATTATTACCGGCTCGCAAAATTTTATTAACTATGTCACCTTCATTGGTAAGAAATATAAGCCCTTCAGATGGTCTATCTAAGCGCCCTATTGGAAATATGCGGTCTTTGTAGTTAACAGCAGAAACAATATTACTTTTAATCTTTTTTTCTGTAGTACAGGTGATACCCACAGGCTTGTTGTATGCTATGTAGACACGTTTAGGCTTCGCTTTCAACGTTTTGCCATTCACGATAACGTCATCTTTATCTGAAACCTTTAATCCCATCTCAGCAACATGACCGTTTACAGTGACTTTGCCTTGTGCAATTAATGTATCTGCTTCTCTTCGAGAACAGATACCTGTTTCACTTATGTATTTATTTAAACGCTTTAATTCACTCATAACTTTAAGCTTTAAATTATTTGCGCGTATTGTAAAACAGCTAATACAAAAAGGCTTGCCTTTTCTCGGTATGCTCTACCATGCTAGAATTATTCTTTTAAAAGATTCTGTTTTCTATGCTTTTTCAACCCAACTGGCGAATTTTAACCATTGGTGATGGTGATTTAACCTTTTCCTTTTCATTAAAGAAGCACCACCAAATAGAAACCCTTTGTGCAAGTGTTCTTGATTCAAAAGAAACGCTGACGAATAAATATAAAATCAATGGTATTGAAGGGTTAAACAGCTTAGGAGGTGAAATCTTTTTCGAACTCGATATCACCAATAACCAAACCTGGCCTGATAAACTAGCAGGTGCGTTTGATCTTGTGATCTTTCAATTTCCGCTGGTACCAGCTGCAAAAAACAGTGAGCATTTTACCAATGCTCCCAGTCAGAACATTGTTAACCGTGCCTTATTGCGTGACTATTTAATTGCCTGTTTTAATTATTTTCTTGATAAAGATGGCCTTCGATTAAGTTATATCACTTCGAAAGAAGTTAAGCCTTACCTTCATTGGCAAATTGAAACGGATTTAACAGTCAATACCAATATTATACATTTGGGTAAGCAAGAATTTGATTATTCACTTTTTCCAGATTATCAGATTAGAAACGTAGACAGAGATAAAAAAGTAAAAGATACGGCAGGCTTTATCTATGCTTATTCTGATAAATCACAGCCATCTGAATTATCATCGGTTTTTGAACCATTTAAGTTTACACAACAAAATTACTGTCCTTTATGTCGTGTAGGCCCATTTAGTGCAAGTGAGGATCAACAACGTCACTTAACAAGCAAAAAGCACATTAAACTATCTCAATATCAAACAGAATGGTTTGATTATCTATCGATTAATCGGTAATTCTCAAGGTCATACCATTGCCCGTTAACCGCAAGCTTCTTGGTTATATCCCCTTGATATGGTATGTTGCGGGCATTTTTACACAAACACAAAGTATTCATGTCATCGATTGAAGTGAACTCTCACGAAAACCAAAATAAAGGGCTATTTAATCGCTTCTTAGCCACAGTAGAATTTCTTGGTAATTTATTACCTCATCCAATCACGCTTTTTGCTATGTTCTGTGTCGCTATTGTTATCTTTAGTGGTATTGCAGACTGGATGGGCGTAAGTGCAATTGATCCTCGTCCAGAAGGCGCAAAAGGCCGAGCTCCAGACGGCGTTATCGAAGTTGTCTCTCTTATGAGTGCAGAGGGATTACAACGCATTGTAACTGGCTTAGTGACTAATTTTACTGGTTTTGCACCGCTTGGTACTGTGCTTGTAGCATTACTTGGTGTAAGTGTTGCTGAACATTCTGGCATGTTATCCGCGGCAATGCGTGGCATGGTAATGGGTGCACCTAAACGTCTTGTTACGTTTATGGTTGTGTTTGCAGCGATACTATCCAATACGGCTTCTGAACTTGGTTACGTTGTGCTTATCCCCCTTGCTGCTATGATTTTCCATAGCCTAGGCCGTCACCCTCTTGCAGGTCTTGCTGCTGCCTTTGCGGGTGTATCCGGTGGTTACAGCGCAAACTTACTGCTAGGTACAATAGATCCATTACTTGCAGGTATTACAACACCTGCTGCTCAAATGATTGACCCAACCTATGAAGTCGGCCCTGAAGCTAATTATTATTTTATGGCAGTATCAGTAATTTTAATTGCTTTTGTTGGTACATGGGTTACTGAAAAAATTGTTGAGCCTCGTTTAGGTAAATACAATAACGATGAAGCAAGTATTGATTTAGCAGATAATAAAATTGACCATTTATCTGATGTTGAACGTAAAGGCTTACGCTACGCAGGACTGGCATTTTTAGCTACATGTGCAGTGTTAGCAACCACAATTGTGCCTGAAAATGGTATTTTACGTCACCCTGAAACGGGCTTAGTTGCTGGTTCGCCCTTCTTAAAAGGTATCGTTGTCTTCATCTTTGTTACGTTTGCAATCCCAGGCTTTGTTTATGGCCGAGTTGTAGGTTCAATGAAGAATGACAGAGATATTATCGATGCGATGTCTAAAAGCATGAGCTCGATGGGTATGTATATTGTACTGGTATTCTTCGCAGCTCAGTTCGTGGCATTCTTTAAATGGACTAATTTAGGGACTATTTTAGCTGTAAAAGGTGCTGCTATGTTAACAGCGCTTAACTTAACAGGACCTGAAGTATTTGTTTTGTTTATTTTTATGTGTGCAGTGGTCAACTTAAGCTTAGGTTCTTCATCAGCACAATGGGCAATTACAGCACCTATTTTTGTACCGATGTTAATGCTTATCGGTTACGCACCAGAGACTATTCAAGCGGCCTACCGTATCGGTGATTCTGTAACAAACTTGATTACGCCAATGATGAGCTATTTTGGTTTAATATTGGCTGTTGCGACCAAATATAAGAAAGATATGGGTATTGGTACTTTGGTTGCTACCATGTTGCCATATTCAATGTTCTTCTTTGTTGGCTGGGTGTGTTTGTTCTATTTATGGGTATTTGTCTTAGGTATGCCAGTTGGCCCTAATTCACCAATTTACTATACGCCATAGTAGATTCCTTAATAAAAACAAAAAAGGAGCAATAAATGCTCCTTTTTATTTGGTTTTAATCTTGAGTTAACATCAAAGAATTAATTTGCTCTTATTTCTTAAATGCTTTCCTAATTTTTTGGCGATTTTGCATTTTCGCTTCTGCGCCATATTGTGTAGCTCTATTTGAACGAATGCGCTTTTGAAGCGAGGTCTTTTTACCGATCTTTTTAATCAAACTATCACGGTTACTCACTTCAAAACCAGGATAATAAATACGCTTAACTTTATCGCGAATTAAGTCCTCAATTTGTGCAAGTATATGCTCTTCTTCACGACTCACGAGTGAAATTGCAAACCCTTTTTGCCCTGCTCTTCCTGTTCGACCAATTCGGTGAACATAATCTTCTGCAAGATAAGGCAAGTCAAAATTGATTACACGTGGCAAACCAGCGATATCCAGGCCACGCGCTGCAACCTCAGTACCGACAAGAATGGTCGTTTTACCTTCTTTAAACTCGCGTAATGCACGTCGCCTATTTCCTTGACTCTTATCTCCGTGGATAACACCAACAGTCACACCGTATTGTGTTAATTCGTCGACAATCAGTTGAACGTCTTCTTTCATGTTTACGAAAACAAGTACTTGCTTCCAACCTTTTCTACAAATCAGTTCTGATAACAGTTCTAACTTACGCTCATTTGATACCGGGTAAGCAACATGTGTAATGGTGGATGCCGTTTCATTATCACGGCTTACTTGTACAATTTTAGGATGTACTAATGTTTTGGTTGCAAATTGTTTAACAGCAGATGGGTAGGTTGCTGAAAATAATAACGTTTGTTTTTGTTTAGCACATTGTTCCAAAATTGTCTCAATGTCAGATCTAAAACCCATGTCGAGCATACGATCAGCTTCATCAAGTACAACATGGCAGGCATTATTAAGTGCTAAATTACCTTTGCGAAGATG encodes the following:
- the rluF gene encoding 23S rRNA pseudouridine(2604) synthase RluF codes for the protein MSELKRLNKYISETGICSRREADTLIAQGKVTVNGHVAEMGLKVSDKDDVIVNGKTLKAKPKRVYIAYNKPVGITCTTEKKIKSNIVSAVNYKDRIFPIGRLDRPSEGLIFLTNEGDIVNKILRAGNNHEKEYIVTVDKEIDQHFIKKMGAGIPILDTVTKPCKVKQLGKKRFNIILTQGLNRQIRRMCEYLGYEVTKLKRVRIMNVSLNDLPVGQWRFLTDDEMAQINSSIEHSSKTQERSIDENKRSGHKKSDDKSSAKKRQPRQSTPAKTQSSDSRKRISGTLTLKRK
- a CDS encoding class I SAM-dependent methyltransferase; translation: MLFQPNWRILTIGDGDLTFSFSLKKHHQIETLCASVLDSKETLTNKYKINGIEGLNSLGGEIFFELDITNNQTWPDKLAGAFDLVIFQFPLVPAAKNSEHFTNAPSQNIVNRALLRDYLIACFNYFLDKDGLRLSYITSKEVKPYLHWQIETDLTVNTNIIHLGKQEFDYSLFPDYQIRNVDRDKKVKDTAGFIYAYSDKSQPSELSSVFEPFKFTQQNYCPLCRVGPFSASEDQQRHLTSKKHIKLSQYQTEWFDYLSINR
- a CDS encoding AbgT family transporter, which codes for MSSIEVNSHENQNKGLFNRFLATVEFLGNLLPHPITLFAMFCVAIVIFSGIADWMGVSAIDPRPEGAKGRAPDGVIEVVSLMSAEGLQRIVTGLVTNFTGFAPLGTVLVALLGVSVAEHSGMLSAAMRGMVMGAPKRLVTFMVVFAAILSNTASELGYVVLIPLAAMIFHSLGRHPLAGLAAAFAGVSGGYSANLLLGTIDPLLAGITTPAAQMIDPTYEVGPEANYYFMAVSVILIAFVGTWVTEKIVEPRLGKYNNDEASIDLADNKIDHLSDVERKGLRYAGLAFLATCAVLATTIVPENGILRHPETGLVAGSPFLKGIVVFIFVTFAIPGFVYGRVVGSMKNDRDIIDAMSKSMSSMGMYIVLVFFAAQFVAFFKWTNLGTILAVKGAAMLTALNLTGPEVFVLFIFMCAVVNLSLGSSSAQWAITAPIFVPMLMLIGYAPETIQAAYRIGDSVTNLITPMMSYFGLILAVATKYKKDMGIGTLVATMLPYSMFFFVGWVCLFYLWVFVLGMPVGPNSPIYYTP
- a CDS encoding DEAD/DEAH box helicase, translating into MNFKSFSFADSILSALDKMGYETLTPVQKMAIPHVRRGHDVLASAQTGTGKTAAFALPIIQKLLDNNADGKTIRAVILAPTRELVDQIDHNIKQYCAFNNVKSVAIFGGVEHDKQINRIQKGCDILVATPGRLIEHLRKGNLALNNACHVVLDEADRMLDMGFRSDIETILEQCAKQKQTLLFSATYPSAVKQFATKTLVHPKIVQVSRDNETASTITHVAYPVSNERKLELLSELICRKGWKQVLVFVNMKEDVQLIVDELTQYGVTVGVIHGDKSQGNRRRALREFKEGKTTILVGTEVAARGLDIAGLPRVINFDLPYLAEDYVHRIGRTGRAGQKGFAISLVSREEEHILAQIEDLIRDKVKRIYYPGFEVSNRDSLIKKIGKKTSLQKRIRSNRATQYGAEAKMQNRQKIRKAFKK